Below is a window of Hydrogenovibrio crunogenus DNA.
CCACCAAGAATCGCAAGATCTTCAGCCATGATAACTCGGCCTTTAAAATCATTTTTCTGGCCATTGAATCGGCCTCAAAAAAATGGACCATGCCGATTCGAGACTGGAAATTAGCCATGAACCAGTTTATGATTCTGCATGAAGAACGCTTGAAACCTTATGTTTGATCAACCGAGCGTTTACACAGAATTATTTACAGGCTCGCAATCTCATTGATCAGGTTAGGCGGTAATTTTTTAGAATGATGTGCTTCAGCATGACTGGTAAACGCAGCTAATTTTTCTATTTCATCAAGCTTAAGATTCTTTAGTTCATGTAGATGAAACAGTTTTACTTTATTTTTAGCATGGACAGGTTTGTTTTTATTGATGACTAAAATACTGGCATTAAAATGTGCGTTTTTAAAATACAAGTTAGCTGGCAAAGCAATAATCATTTCAACTAAATCTTTTTTAACAAGCTGTTCGCGAAATTCATAATCAAAAGTGGTTCGATGGAAAAAACCATCTTCAATCAACAAGACCGCCACGCCATTATCATTCAAGATTTCTAATATAGCCTCAACCCAGGCTGTTGAATGTGTTTTTGCTTTTCTCGTGTCGTGATTAACGGTTCCAGTCGACGATGCAATTGAGCTTAAAACGGCATCATATTTTTCTTTTTTTGGCTTGTGATTTTGAAGAAGTTTGACAGGTGTTGTAGTCACCGTTTGTTGAACAATATTTGGTTCATTAGATTGCAAGTCATGTTGATCAAGCATGACTACATTCCAAAATAATTTGGCTACCTCTCTCTCAAGCTGAGTGTCAGAATTTAAACCGATTTTAGAAAAGGGGAGTGGTGGCCACGAAAATACCAAGTCTCCTGTTCTAGAGAGAGGGTCAAGTAGGCTCGTTTGTTCTTTATCTGAAGTTAGGTTTAGCAAAACAGACTGCATTAACCGCCTAATAACGACAGGCGTAAAGTTGACCCCTGTTCGTCTTGGGTTGTCATCCATAAATTTTCTGAGTTCTAAAGAAAGATTATCTGTCGTCAGTGCAATCGTTGTTAAAGAAACAATCATTTTTGCATCTAAGTTATCGAATAAATCGGTATATAAATCATTGCTTTTAGCAAAACGATGCACTTCATCTTTTAGTCTATTTTTTGTCTCAGTTGCTTTCAGTGTTGCCATTTCGGTATGAGAACGATTGTTATGACGACCTTTTATTAATTCAGTTAAACCTAATTCCACGCTCGTCTCATCAAGTTCGTTTAATGAGACTAGGGCAAGCTTGATTTGCAGTAAAACATACACGATTTCACAAGGGTCTTGGTTTTGAATCGCTTGCTTAAAGTTTTTTGAAAAGTTGTTATCCATTTACTTTGTATCCTTATTCGAGCGTTGCAACACATCGAATAGCTTGGTTTCTGCAACCACTTTTTGTTGATTGAATAATTCCAGTGTTTTCTTCTGTAGATCAGCATAACGATAAAACATAGAAACCAGCGCTTTTTGATCGGATTGACAAGGAATTGCAATTGGATGCTCTAGCAGTTTTTTTAACGTGATCAGCATCGTGTTAGAACGCGTTGCTGCAATGACATTCTCCTTAAAAAAGGAGGAGTTGAAGTAAGACACCAGAATTTCAGGTTGCAGGAAATCTGTATTTACTCTCATGATGACAAAGTTAGAGCTCGCAATATAGCTTTGCTTTGTATCCGCTTCACTTTGCTTAAATAACCCTGCCTTAAAAACATTTCCTCGTATTTGTATCACGATGTCGTTATCGAGTAACAAGAACTTCTCAGCAGAACCTGGAACTATCCATGTTGTCTGAGCCAGTTCCGATTCAAACTCTCCATATTCATTGATTGATTGTCCCGTTATGAGTCCCATCTCAACTCCATCTGTAAAGGAATCTTTAGAGATTTTTGAGGTGTTGATTCCAGTAAAAGCAGTGACACAATCTTTTAGTTTCATTTGGTTTCTCAATCTAATTTATTGATATTAACTTTTGCTATGTGTGGCAATCATACTGAATTATATTTTAAATAGTAGGGTGGATACTAAAAAATAATTGACATGCACTCAAGAAAATCACAGTATATACCCAACTATTAACAAAAAGACTTTATAAGATTTGGTTTTGTAAGTTTTTTTGAGGGTTTGGTAACAGGAGAAAATGATGGAAACAGAAATGGTTTGGGGTAGAGCTGGCTGTACAACAAATGACAGATTACAAGAATTAGCTAATCAATTAGCTTCAAAGGGTAAGTTTGCAATAATCAGTTCTAACAGTAGTTTCGAATTTATGAAAAAAGAGTCTGGCAATAGGGGAGCAAAAGATAACTTTGCAAAGATTAAGGAGTTCTATTACGAAGGGAAGCACTATAAAAAAGTGGCAAAAGTGACTCAACAGCTTTTGAAAGAGCTTAATAAACTTAAGAAACGTTTTCCAAATTTTATCGAAGTGATTATGCATATTGAAAACCACCTGACATTAAAAACTCTAGGGAATAAGAACATTCAAATTGATCCTCTTTATATTTGGGGTGAGCCAGGGATTGGTAAAACAGAATTTGTATTCGCACTGAGTGAGGTGTTTGGGGTTGATTTAGAAAAGTGCAATGCGGGACAGCTTGGTGGAGCAATTGCATTAGCAGGGTCAGAACCACAATGGTCTGATTCAGCACCTGGTCTCATTGTTCAAGGGATGATGCGTTCAGAAAATGCCAATTTTATTTTTTTTATGGATGAGTTGGAAAAGGTGAATCACAGTGGAAATAACGGGAATCCGCTCAATGCTCTTTATGACTTATTAGAAGAGCGTTCTGCAAGTCAGTTTGTCGATCAAGCTTTTACAAGTGCGGTTTTATTTGATGCATCTGCTTTGATTTTTATGGCCTCTGGAAATAGCACTGAAGGAATTCATCCAGCATTACTTTCACGTTTAAATGTCTTTGAAGTTCCTTTGCCAACTATCGAACACATGAAATCCATTATTCAAAACATTCATGTATCGATTTTAGAAGGTAGTGATTGGGGTAGTTTTTTTGATACTAAATTAAGTGAAGAGGTTATTGATGTCTTGATTAAAGATCAAAGATCAGTTCGACAGGTCAAAAAAAGTCTGAAAAATTCTTACGTTAATGCATATCAAAATAAGCGTAGTTACCTGATCGTTGATGACCTAGAAATTATTCAAGATAAGACTGTTCCAATGGGATTTTATTAGCGAAAGGGTATTTAAAGAAATATATATGTAACGAGTATTTTAAGGTGTTTTTACAATGATGAAGCGAACTGAGAAAGCGTATCTGGAGCGAGCAGAATCGATTAAGAAACGTTTTGAAAATGAGACGGGAAAGGATTTACATAAAAGTATTTCAGCTTTTTTTGACTGGATTGAGAATCATACTTCGGATTGGTCTCCCTCTACACGGAGGCAATATAAATCTGCGCTCAGTTTTTGGTGTGAACAGGAAGGTATTGAATTGGATAGCAATATTTTTTCTCAGGGTTTCCGGTCAAATGTTTCTAAAAAAGAAGTCCGCAAAAAACACGGAAAAAGAACTTCCGCCCAGAAATTAAAGAGTATGAATCCTAAAGTTTGGCGCCACGTTCGATTTGAATTAGAAAACTCTCGCTCAAGAGCCGCAAATCTTACATTAAATATATTAAAAGCATCCGCTTACTTTGGGCTAAGACCTGTGGAATGGGCTTATTCAGAATTTGTATTCGAATTAGCAGGTGGTAAAGGTTGCGGAATTAATATCAGAAATGCCAAAGCAACTCAAAATCGTTCGTTTGGGGAGTATCGAGTCGTTGTGATGGATGATGTTCAAGATGAATACATGTCTTTGTTTAAAGAAGCAGTTTCTTCAGTGGGTGAAGTTTTTGAACACTTCAATCAACTAAAGGTTGGTCTTAATGGTGCAGAAGACCTTGAACCGATAAACGAAGAATATAGACGTCAAGTTGACCTTGAGCTACGAGCTTGCAGGTTTTTATTAGGTCAAATAAATACACGATTAGAACAACAGAAAATCATTAAAAAAGGTCAACGAATCACTTTATATTCAGGACGCCATCAGTTTGCAGCAAATGCAAAACTTGCTGGATTAAAGCCAATAGAGATTGCAGCATTGATGGGACACGGTGCACAGGATACGAATGAAAAGTTTTATGGCCGTAAAGTTAATGGCAGTGGTGGTTTTGGAGTATGTGCTTCTAGTGATGATATGGAAGCGATAAATGACAGGAATAAGGATAAACAATGTGAAATTGAAGTCGGTTTGTCACGCTAAAAAAACACAAGTGGCATATCTAATGCACTCAGCTAGAACATAAGGTCGGTAATTAATGGGCACATTAAGCGTACAAGCTTTTCACAGTGAATTGATTGTACAACTTAATTTGTTTTTTTTCGATTTTGCAAAATGGATTATCTAACTGTTAGAAACGATATTGATAAATTGGTTACGTGAGTTAAAGGAGAGGATATGGGGTTTTATGAAGAATTGAATGAACTCAAGCAAAAGTTTAAACGAGAGTTAGAAGTCGGTGCTTCGATTCAATCGATTGTTATAAATAACTTTTCAACTTTAAAAAGTTTGTTGCGAACTAGAAAAGAAGGGAGTTCAGGCCCTTTTACAACAAGACAGCTCGCAGATTGTTTTGGCATCGGATATTTCGCTTTACGTGGCGCATTGAGGCGAGCTGAAAACAAGGTAGAGAGTAAACATATTAGTTATTCGAAGAAGAATAGAGAGGTTAACAAGCCACTTGTAAAACGAGTCGCTATGCAGGAATGGCAGCAAGTATATGAATCAGATTTAGCGGTTACGAGATTGAGTCAAAGTTTAGAAGCGCTGCTAAAGGTTATTGATTCAAAACAGAGCTTCTTACTTGATTTAGAAGA
It encodes the following:
- a CDS encoding N-6 DNA methylase, with the translated sequence MYVLLQIKLALVSLNELDETSVELGLTELIKGRHNNRSHTEMATLKATETKNRLKDEVHRFAKSNDLYTDLFDNLDAKMIVSLTTIALTTDNLSLELRKFMDDNPRRTGVNFTPVVIRRLMQSVLLNLTSDKEQTSLLDPLSRTGDLVFSWPPLPFSKIGLNSDTQLEREVAKLFWNVVMLDQHDLQSNEPNIVQQTVTTTPVKLLQNHKPKKEKYDAVLSSIASSTGTVNHDTRKAKTHSTAWVEAILEILNDNGVAVLLIEDGFFHRTTFDYEFREQLVKKDLVEMIIALPANLYFKNAHFNASILVINKNKPVHAKNKVKLFHLHELKNLKLDEIEKLAAFTSHAEAHHSKKLPPNLINEIASL
- a CDS encoding restriction endonuclease subunit S domain-containing protein; protein product: MKLKDCVTAFTGINTSKISKDSFTDGVEMGLITGQSINEYGEFESELAQTTWIVPGSAEKFLLLDNDIVIQIRGNVFKAGLFKQSEADTKQSYIASSNFVIMRVNTDFLQPEILVSYFNSSFFKENVIAATRSNTMLITLKKLLEHPIAIPCQSDQKALVSMFYRYADLQKKTLELFNQQKVVAETKLFDVLQRSNKDTK
- a CDS encoding AAA family ATPase translates to MMETEMVWGRAGCTTNDRLQELANQLASKGKFAIISSNSSFEFMKKESGNRGAKDNFAKIKEFYYEGKHYKKVAKVTQQLLKELNKLKKRFPNFIEVIMHIENHLTLKTLGNKNIQIDPLYIWGEPGIGKTEFVFALSEVFGVDLEKCNAGQLGGAIALAGSEPQWSDSAPGLIVQGMMRSENANFIFFMDELEKVNHSGNNGNPLNALYDLLEERSASQFVDQAFTSAVLFDASALIFMASGNSTEGIHPALLSRLNVFEVPLPTIEHMKSIIQNIHVSILEGSDWGSFFDTKLSEEVIDVLIKDQRSVRQVKKSLKNSYVNAYQNKRSYLIVDDLEIIQDKTVPMGFY
- a CDS encoding site-specific integrase; protein product: MMKRTEKAYLERAESIKKRFENETGKDLHKSISAFFDWIENHTSDWSPSTRRQYKSALSFWCEQEGIELDSNIFSQGFRSNVSKKEVRKKHGKRTSAQKLKSMNPKVWRHVRFELENSRSRAANLTLNILKASAYFGLRPVEWAYSEFVFELAGGKGCGINIRNAKATQNRSFGEYRVVVMDDVQDEYMSLFKEAVSSVGEVFEHFNQLKVGLNGAEDLEPINEEYRRQVDLELRACRFLLGQINTRLEQQKIIKKGQRITLYSGRHQFAANAKLAGLKPIEIAALMGHGAQDTNEKFYGRKVNGSGGFGVCASSDDMEAINDRNKDKQCEIEVGLSR